In Cicer arietinum cultivar CDC Frontier isolate Library 1 chromosome 1, Cicar.CDCFrontier_v2.0, whole genome shotgun sequence, one DNA window encodes the following:
- the LOC101514177 gene encoding UDP-arabinose 4-epimerase 1 codes for MLNFSRARSQPRGARSMSLGGMDYVDPKRKGNFAGKVFLVAALTALCIFVIKRSPSLNSPSPFSVHEPGVTHVLVTGGAGYIGSHATLRLLKESYRVTIVDNLSRGNLGAVRVLQDLFPEPGRLQFIYADLGDRKSVDKIFLENKFDAVMHFAAVAYVGESTLYPLKYYHNITSNTLLVLEAMTKYNVKTLIYSSTCATYGEPEKMPITEVTEQKPINPYGKAKKMAEDIILDFSKTSKMAVMILRYFNVIGSDPEGRLGEAPRPELREHGRISGACFDAARGITPGLKVTGTDYNTPDGTCIRDYIDVTDLVDAHVKALQKAKPSKVGIYNVGTGKGRSVKEFVSACKEATGVDIKVDFLPRRPGDYAEVYSDPTKIRLELNWTAQHTDLKKSIAVAWKWQKSRPNGYGVSSTI; via the exons ATGCTAAATTTTTCTAGGGCCAGAAGTCAGCCAAGGGGAGCCAGATCTATGTCATTAGGAG GTATGGATTATGTGGATCCAAAAAGGAAGGGAAATTTTGCCGGAAAGGTTTTTCTTGTTGCAGCCTTAACAGCATTATGTATTTTCGTGATCAAGAGATCTCCGTCTTTGAATTCTCCTAGTCCG TTTTCTGTCCATGAACCCGGGGTCACCCATGTTTTAGTGACAGGAGGGGCAGGCTATATCGGTTCACATGCTACCTTACGACTTCTGAAGGAATCTTATCGAGTCACCATTGTG GATAATCTGTCGCGTGGAAATTTGGGTGCCGTTAGGGTTCTTCAAGACTTATTTCCAGAACCTGGAAGGCTTCAATTTATATATGCTGACTTGGGAGATCGAAAGTctgttgataaaatatttttagagaatAAGTTTGATGCTGTGATGCACTTTGCAGCTGTTGCATATGTGGGAGAAAGCACACTTTACCCTCTTAA GTATTATCACAATATTACATCAAATACCTTGTTGGTATTGGAGGCTATGACTAAATATAATGTGAAGACATTGATATATTCAAGTACATGTGCAACATATGGGGAACCTGAAAAGATGCCTATTACAGAAGTAACAGAACAG AAACCTATCAATCCGTATGGAAAAGCCAAGAAGATGGCAGAAGATATCATCCTTGATTTTTCTAAAACTTCCAAGATGGCTGTAATGATTCTAAG ATATTTCAATGTGATTGGATCAGACCCAGAAGGGAGATTAGGTGAGGCGCCAAGACCTGAACTTCGGGAACATGGTCGAATTTCAGGTGCCTGCTTTGATGCAGCTCGCGGTATTACACCTGGCTTAAAG GTTACAGGAACAGATTATAACACACCTGACGGAACATGCATTCGAGATTACATTGATGTAACCGACCTTGTTGATGCTCATGTAAAAGCTCTCCAAAAGGCTAAACCCAGTAAAGTTGGGATCTACAACGTTGGCACCGGAAAAGGCAGGTCAGTTAAGGAATTTGTGAGTGCTTGTAAAGAGGCTACAGGGGTTGACATCAAAGTAGACTTCCTTCCACGCCGGCCCGGCGATTATGCCGAGGTGTATAGTGACCCGACAAAGATCAGGCTTGAACTGAATTGGACTGCACAACATACTGACCTTAAAAAGAGCATAGCGGTTGCATGGAAATGGCAAAAATCTCGTCCTAATGGTTATGGCGTTTCGTCTACAATCTGA
- the LOC101514501 gene encoding coatomer subunit epsilon-1-like, translating to MATPDHLFNLRNNFYLGAYQAAINSSDVNGLSQDDVVERDTLVHRCYIALGQLQFVISEINSSAPTPLQAVKLLALYFSSPDAKESAISSIKEWLADPAIGNNATLRLVAGIIFLHEQDFNEALKYTNAGGTMELHALNVQIFIKMHRSDYAERQLRIMQQIDEDHTLTQLANAWLDLSVGGSKIQEAHLIFQDLSERYQSTSLLLNGKAVCCMQMGNFDEAETLLVEALNKDARDPETLANLVVCCLHLGKPSSKSFSQLKLSHPDHVLVKRVSAAEESFDRALQSVS from the exons ATGGCAACACCAGATCACTTGTTCAACCTCCGCAACAACTTCTACCTCGGTGCATACCAAGCCGCCATCAATAGCAGCGACGTTAACGGCCTTTCACAAGACGACGTCGTCGAGCGCGATACTCTCGTCCACCGTTGCTACATCGCACTTGGACAGTTACAGTTCGTTATCTCTGAGATCAATAGCTCCGCTCCTACACCTCTTCAGGCCGTTAAATTGCTCGCTCTCTATTTCTCCTCTCCCGATGCTAAG GAATCCGCGATTTCTAGTATCAAAGAATGGCTCGCTGATCCTGCTATTGGAAACAACGCTACCTTGAGACTTGTTGCTGGGATCATCTTTTTGCATGAACAGGATTTTAATGAGGCGCTTAAATATACTAATGCTGGTGGAACTATGGAACT GCATGCGTTGAATGTGCAAATCTTCATTAAGATGCATAGGTCTGATTATGCTGAGAGACAACTTAGGATTATGCAGCAGATTGATGAGGATCATACACTCACTCAACTTGCCAATGCGTGGCTTGATTTGTCTGtg GGAGGATCCAAGATCCAGGAGGCACATTTGATCTTCCAAGATTTGTCTGAGAGATATCAGTCAACTAGTTTGCTCTTGAATGGCAAGGCTGTTTGCTGCATGCAAATGGGTAACTTTGATGAAGCTGAGACTCTTTTGGTTGAAGCACTCAACAAG GATGCTAGAGATCCAGAAACACTGGCTAATCTAGTTGTATGTTGTCTTCACCTTGGCAAACCATCTTCTAAATCATTCAG CCAGCTGAAACTTTCACACCCAGACCATGTACTTGTCAAGAGGGTATCAGCAGCTGAAGAAAGCTTTGATAGAGCGCTACAATCTGTTTCATGA